The region aacagcagTGTTAACATAGAATTAAtaagaaaaacataaatatactgAGTGTACCTTAAAGATAATTGTGCACATGAAACAAGATCCATACATGAGCAGAAACTTTCAAGATTGTTGTGACCACACCGATCTCTTTTGTATCTGGATCCTTCCGAACGCTGTGGAAGACACATGAATCAGATATTTATCATTAGTCCAGGtgatatgtgcaaaattggAGGTGATatgttcactttttcataaaagcatgaaacttgGCACAATTGTACAGGTTAGGGCCctgaacattttcagaaatgaaGCCATCGCAAAAACACCTCGTGGTTGCCATGGTGACCATTTTACTTTCTGCCATaaccaaattatgtattttgtgtcataTCTCCTGAACCAAACATGATAACACAGAAAAGGTGATGTCTACCCCTATGTTTTGATGGTCAAGGATTATAACGATACcatatacaaaaacataaactgTTAAGGTGAAGAGTTAATGgtgaaatcagcaatgtaaGAAGGAAATAACAGTATCTGAGCATCACAGTATCACAGCATTTACAATAGTCCATATTATGgctattattttttctttctatgataattaactaatattttattcaatagtacaataaaagattgttttaattaattattaattcgtTACATTTATGTAGTGCTTTTCTGagtactcaaagcgctttacatggaagggggaatctcctcaaccaccaccaatgtgcagcatccacctggatgacaGCAGCCATATTGCGCCAGaacacccacccacccaccagcttaactaatattttattcagtagCACAATAAAAGACTGTTTTCAAGAATACAATCATATATTTccgatataaaaaaaatatatcatctcaattaagtgtatttttccttACCTCTCAGGCAGAGTCAGGTAGGCGGTAGTATGTTTCCAATACTTTCTTATTCTCTCTCAACAATGCTCAAACATCACACGCAGACGGCAATGCATTCTTGCTAAACTGTGTCCTATCTGCACCTCTTCTGCTGCACCGCTGTCAttttctgtgggtctctggaattgtcagtcagctgtcaacaaactTCATTCTGGCCATTACTTCTCAGTCTACTCTTAgtatcttgggcttgactgagaccttgattcgtccagaagactctgCAACTCCTGCTGTTTTCTCTAACAACTTccctttctctcacaccccccGTCAGTTTGGAAGGGTACTAGTCTTCTTATTTCTaataattggaaatactcaacccactcttccctatgcaataaaaattattttgagttTCATGCTATTATGGCTCCTGTTAAACtccatattataatgatttattgCCTTCAGGGTCAACTGGGCACCTTTATAGAGAAGATGTATGGACTGCTGTCCTCATTCTCTGTGGATGGCAGTCCACTTGTAGTCTTTGGTGACTTCGAAATCCATCTGGAGAAGCCTTACACTGCAGCCGTTCACTTCCACTCCAAGCTTCATTCGATCTCAAATAGCTTACCACCACAAGCACtaacaaatcaggcaaccagcTTGACTTAATTCACACATGCAATTGTATCACAGACAACATTTGGAGAAACTTCTAGACATCTCTGATAATtcctttattacatttaaactacATATTACTACCTGTGTGCCAACAATTCctctaccagttacttttaggcAAAACCAACGCTCCCTTTCACCCTTCCATCTTTCCTCGCAATGTTCTTCTGGCTGAACTTCCATCATGCGCAATCAAACCTcgacaaatgattcagaatgcagtgGCACACTTCACTCCTccctttatctccctgcactggctaccggttGCGGCTcacatcaagttcaagacactgatgttTGCGTACAGAacagccacaggctcagcaccctccTACTTCCACTCAGCCCCCTCCATAAGCCTGAGATCTGTAAGTAAGCGATGCCTCGTGGTAACATCACAGAGAGGCATTTTCGTTCATCTTTCCTGGCTGGTGAAATGATCTTCCCACAATCGCAGTTATTAACAGAACACCCGACACGTTATCTGACAGAAACACCAATTTAATCCCAAACCTGATCCATTTGACATAAAAACTGGGACCCGAACCGCACCTGCATTAAATCTCCTATGTGAGGTAGACAaaactcatttattaaaacttttattcaaattgtgaaTAGATTAAATACAGAAAGCAAGCCAAGAGCGCTCACTTTAATATAATCACTACAGCTGTCAATTAGTGGAAGTGCgattggctacattgctcaGCGTGTACTAGACGCAGTCGAAATAGTCTTGGTTAATGGACTCGCAACCCACCCGTGCTTGTCACCGTCCGACCCGCACCCGCACCACACCctacacataaatattattccACCATATTCCATTCCATTATATTTGGTAATATTGTACcaagtttcatgcttttatgaaaaagtgaacattattttcacatatCACCTGGACTACATATGACAACCatacatttgatcagatatcAAGGTGAAATGTTGAAGGTCGTGTGTTAGgaatctatctctctctctctcgctctctttctctctctctctatctatatatatatatattaccccTTTAAACATTTATCACATTAATTCAAGTTCACTCCTTTTGGTCCTACATTAATTTGtatgtgaaattaaaaatgaaacatataTACGTCATATGACATAATGTCTGTAAAATTCTTACCTGACTAATTCTTTGTACATCATTTTTGCTGTCTCAATGTAGGGATCGATGACATCTTCATATTGGCAAAGTTCACCACCTAAGACCATATGCTTGAACAATCTGAACAAAAACTCCTGACGATCACTTGGACTGATTATATGATAGTGGTCAGAATCTTCTTCAAGCAAAAGCTGTCAGAAAGCACGTCCAACAGaagttaaacaaacattttgatACATTTCAGGTACATTTGGGAACATCAGTGATAATACAAAATGATAAAACAGCACATACCCTCCTTAACTCATCAAAGTCTGGGTATATTTCATGGTAACATTTGACGATGTGGCCAGATGGACGCAAAATTCCACTTGAGTAAATTGGATCAAATATATCCAGTGACACTTTTGTACAAGGAACAACTTCAACATTTACATGTGTGATGTCTCTACCTGCGAATGAGTAAAAAGTCATTATTAGCCTTTATGAAAGGACATATGACATAAAACATTGTGAATGAATTCCAATAGCAATATGACTTATCATCAGCTGTATCAACATACCCAGCGGTGTCCATGATCCAGAGGTATCAAGTACCTTTAAATTGTTCTTCACACATGGATCTTGAaagaaattctgaaaaaaataaaataaataataataataatattgatataTACTATGTAATGTTGCTGTGACAATGAAAGTTCAAATTAATGTGTGAATATTTACCCAGGCAAAGTCATTGCTTCTATAAGACTGGAAAGATTGGTCAAAGTTGAAGGCCTGGATGGTAATTCGACCCAACATGGACCTAAAAGACAATTGGAAACATAATTAACAAACCCAGGAAATATCACACAAGGCAACTAAAATTCTTCTTTTAGAAAAGGTAATTGACCAATTTTTGAtagaaaatgcaataaaaataaaataaaaataatcatgtcatttaagtgttttttacatggctgcatttcccaaaagacATGTTTAAAAGCTGATAAATACTTTAAAGTTATTAAGCTTTAGTACCATGTAATAAATATTCAACAACATTTTACAACAGTTTACTTCCTCTGAAATTCTCCGCAGGAAACTACCTTGGAATCTACAGTGACATTTTCAAAGAATCTGATATCTGACATGCAAGTAGACCAGAAATGCAAACAGCTTTACAAGAATCTGTTCATTTGGGATTCCCCCTATATGGGGTTGATCTTGATCTTATGTGTCTTACACAAGACTAATCAGGACACATTACACAATTAGGAGTGAATAATGTTTAACCATGTCATTTATTGAATCTAAAAATGCAGCTctcattttatgtatttgatgTGGCCTGTGTATTGATGactttagttaaaataaaatttgactaaaataaagtgtgtgctTTATGGATCTAGACTTATGCTTAAtctttttataattaaaaaaaagattggcAAGTATGTTTACACACAAAAGGGATTTGTCTTGTTGACAGGAGCTTCAGTGCAGAAAAAGTACAATACAGACATACATAGGCATAAAGGTACTACAATGGAATATGTTTCTTTTACAAATTAATTCTTTTTTATTCTGCGCATTAATCCATAAATGGACCGCACTTCCATTAtctttacatttgaattaatatgATAACGTAACGAATCACCACTGCTGACTACGCTTGCCATTTTAAACAGGACACATTAGTGATGTCTCTTGTTCCTCTCCGTTAACTCGTCTGATTGTCACTGAATTCAGTAAAGTTGTACCTACAGAGCATATTCTTACCATTTCATCAAAAGTCTTGATATCTTAGGATCTTGCTGAAACGTAAATTGTTTAGTAGAAAGCAAATTAAAGGTGAACGTTTGTTCAAATGAAAGTTTCTCCTCCGCCATGCTGCCTGTTGTCCACTGGTTACGTTACCATGACAACTAAAAAGAGTCGCGTTCTAGGTGCAAAATGGCGCCTGAGGGAAGAGAATGAGCTTTAGTAAAAGTTTAGATTTAGTAAGCTTACAGTGATATTGTTGCATTTTTTCAAGTTTAACAATTACACTTGGGTATTTCGATTAAGGAAATatctattaaattatttattttcaatatttttaacgATCTCTGCTATGATAGTAATTGGCTATGATAACTTTTTATCGTGATTTTCGTGCAAAATGTTTGTAGTAAAATGGTCTagtatatgtttattattattattattattggtgaTGTTTTGTTCTGTATAATTATCTCTATATCACCACCATGTTCTTGACCTCAAGCAATAAAGAGTAGTTTAGTTTGGCTATAGGCAAATTTACtatcaaaaataaacataaacattgaTATTTATTAGGTTATAGATGATAGTGAAATTACGATTCAGCatgaacataaacatatttttatctATACACAAAGTAAACTAAACGTATTCTGACTTTCAGAGGTATACAGGCAGCCATATGGGTTTTAGCCATCCAGTGCTAAATATATAAGGCCAATCTATATATTGCACTCAACAGAACTGTCTAATACCCAACAGATGTGTTCCTTGAAGGGCAGTGCATGAAACCCTTTTGACCATGACCAAGAATTTCTTCATAGAAACCGAGAAgagtacagtaaaaattaaaaattaaattaaaaagtaaaaattgcaTAGCcctatacatacatatatttaccatatgcttttatccaaataaACTTACAAAGCATTCAGCATATAGTTTTAATCGGGATTTGACTGTTTCTGGAAGGAATGCATTTACGTATGCTGCTCTGGGTCCCGCTGATTCCCACCTCAACAAAAAGAAGTGTCACATTTCAGCATCTGGTTTTCATAGCAAATACAGGATGTTGTCGAA is a window of Onychostoma macrolepis isolate SWU-2019 chromosome 21, ASM1243209v1, whole genome shotgun sequence DNA encoding:
- the cfap300 gene encoding cilia- and flagella-associated protein 300 isoform X2 gives rise to the protein MAEEKLSFEQTFTFNLLSTKQFTFQQDPKISRLLMKWSMLGRITIQAFNFDQSFQSYRSNDFAWNFFQDPCVKNNLKVLDTSGSWTPLGRDITHVNVEVVPCTKVSLDIFDPIYSSGILRPSGHIVKCYHEIYPDFDELRRLLLEEDSDHYHIISPSDRQEFLFRLFKHMVLGGELCQYEDVIDPYIETAKMMYKELVSVRKDPDTKEIGVVTTILKVSAHVWILFHVHNYL
- the cfap300 gene encoding cilia- and flagella-associated protein 300 isoform X1 — its product is MAEEKLSFEQTFTFNLLSTKQFTFQQDPKISRLLMKWSMLGRITIQAFNFDQSFQSYRSNDFAWNFFQDPCVKNNLKVLDTSGSWTPLGRDITHVNVEVVPCTKVSLDIFDPIYSSGILRPSGHIVKCYHEIYPDFDELRRLLLEEDSDHYHIISPSDRQEFLFRLFKHMVLGGELCQYEDVIDPYIETAKMMYKELVSVRKDPDTKEIGVVTTILKVSAHDQSGLCYPYATENEQTFAYLCIDPFKRHVYVLYHLFDIGDFSYT